In a single window of the Lates calcarifer isolate ASB-BC8 linkage group LG1, TLL_Latcal_v3, whole genome shotgun sequence genome:
- the ube2g2 gene encoding ubiquitin-conjugating enzyme E2 G2, whose protein sequence is MAGTALKRLMAEYKQLTLNPPEGIVAGPANEENFFEWEALIMGPQDTCFEGGVFPAVLSFPSDYPLSPPKMRFTCDMFHPNIYPDGRVCISILHAPGDDPMGYESSAERWSPVQSVEKILLSVVSMLAEPNDESGANVDASKMWREDREQFYKLAQKIVRKSLGL, encoded by the exons ATGGCCGGTACCGCGCTGAAGAGACTCATGGCGGAGTATAAAC agctGACTCTGAACCCACCTGAGGGGATCGTCGCAG gTCCAGCCAATGAGGAGAACTTCTTTGAGTGGGAGGCTCTCATCAT gggTCCTCAGGACACATGTTTTGAAGGTGGAGTGTTTCCAGCCGTCCTCAGTTTTCCCTCTGATTATCCGCTCAGTCCTCCGAAGATGAGGTTCACCTGCGACATGTTTCACCCCAACA tctaTCCAGACGGTCGGGTGTGTATCTCCATCCTCCACGCTCCAGGTGACGATCCGATGGGATATGAGAGCAGTGCAGAGAGGTGGAGTCCAGTCCAGAGTGTGGAGAAGATCCTGCTGTCTGTGGTCAGCATGTTGGCAG agcCCAACGATGAAAGTGGAGCAAACGTCGACGCCTCCAAAATGTGGCGCGAGGACAGAGAGCAGTTTTACAAACTCGCCCAGAAGATTGTGCGCAAGTCGCTGGGCCTTTAG